The Beijerinckiaceae bacterium RH AL1 genome has a segment encoding these proteins:
- the parC gene encoding DNA topoisomerase 4 subunit A (ID:RHAL1_02177;~source:Prodigal:2.6), translating into MAKSPAPPPPNGGSIDPVSLHEALEERYLAYALSTITGRALPDARDGLKPVHRRILYGMQVLRLDPGTAFRKCAKIVGDVMGSFHPHGDQAIYDALVRLAQDFSSRYPLVDGQGNFGNIDGDGAAAYRYTEARMTEVARLLLEGIDEDAIDFRDNYAGTEREPIVLPSAFPNMLANGAQGIAVGMATSIPPHNVAELCDAALYMIAHPPAEAGKSGKPGAETDDLLQFVHGPDFPTGGIIVEPAASIAEAYRTGRGAFRLRARWSKEEGARGVWQVVVTEIPYMVQKSRLIEKLAELLGEKKLPLVADVRDESAEDIRIVIEPKSRAVEPAVMMEQLFRASELETRFAMNMNVLVDGVIPKVVSLKEALRQWLDHRRNVLVRRSRHRLAKIEHRLEVLAGMLVVFLNLDEVIRIIREEDEPKEVLAQTFKLSEVQVNYILDTRLRSLRRLEEMELKRENDALVKEKAEVESLLADDGKQWKTVAAQIKELRKKYGPETQLGRRRTTFAEAPAAADVERASAALVEREPITVVVSEKGWIRALKGHVADLTGLQFKGDDKLKTSFLAETTTRILVLATDGRVFTLDGSKLPGGRGQGEPIRVMADLGEGEDIVAVMPYVPGTRMLIASTDGRGFRVSQDEMIGETRKGRQVLNVEKPAEAVLLVPASGDQVAVIGENRRLLVFPLDQVPEMTRGKGVRLQRYRDGGIADIRIFKVEDGLSWQDTAGRTYVVKKPELRDWIGNRAEAGRLPPKGFPKANRFT; encoded by the coding sequence ATGGCCAAGTCTCCCGCGCCCCCGCCGCCGAACGGCGGCTCGATCGATCCCGTGTCGCTCCACGAGGCGTTGGAGGAGCGCTACCTCGCCTATGCGCTCTCGACGATCACCGGGCGCGCGCTGCCGGACGCCCGCGACGGCCTGAAGCCGGTGCATCGGCGCATCCTCTACGGGATGCAGGTGCTGCGGCTCGATCCCGGCACCGCCTTCCGCAAGTGCGCGAAGATCGTCGGCGACGTGATGGGCTCGTTCCATCCGCACGGCGACCAGGCGATCTACGACGCGCTGGTTCGTTTGGCGCAGGACTTCTCCTCGCGCTACCCGCTGGTCGACGGGCAGGGCAACTTCGGCAACATCGACGGCGATGGCGCAGCCGCCTACCGCTACACCGAGGCGCGCATGACCGAGGTCGCGCGCCTGCTGCTCGAGGGCATCGACGAGGACGCGATCGACTTCCGCGACAACTACGCGGGGACCGAGCGCGAGCCCATCGTGCTGCCGTCGGCTTTTCCGAACATGCTGGCCAACGGCGCGCAGGGCATCGCGGTCGGCATGGCGACGTCGATCCCGCCGCACAACGTCGCCGAGCTGTGCGATGCGGCGCTCTACATGATCGCGCATCCGCCGGCGGAGGCGGGCAAGTCCGGCAAGCCGGGCGCCGAGACCGACGACCTCTTGCAGTTCGTGCACGGGCCGGACTTTCCGACCGGCGGCATCATCGTCGAGCCGGCGGCGTCGATCGCCGAAGCCTACCGCACCGGGCGCGGCGCGTTCCGGCTGCGCGCGCGCTGGAGCAAGGAGGAGGGCGCGCGCGGCGTCTGGCAAGTGGTGGTCACCGAGATCCCCTACATGGTCCAGAAGTCGCGGCTGATCGAGAAGCTCGCGGAGCTTCTGGGCGAGAAGAAGCTGCCGCTCGTCGCCGACGTGCGCGACGAATCGGCCGAGGACATCCGCATCGTCATCGAGCCGAAGAGCCGCGCGGTCGAGCCTGCCGTCATGATGGAGCAGCTGTTCCGCGCCAGCGAGCTCGAGACCCGCTTCGCGATGAACATGAACGTGCTCGTCGACGGCGTGATCCCGAAGGTGGTGTCGCTAAAGGAAGCGCTGCGGCAGTGGCTCGACCATCGCCGCAACGTGCTGGTCCGCCGCTCACGCCATCGGCTCGCCAAGATCGAGCACCGCCTCGAGGTGCTGGCGGGCATGCTCGTCGTCTTCCTCAATCTCGACGAGGTGATCCGCATCATCCGCGAGGAAGACGAGCCGAAGGAAGTCCTGGCCCAAACCTTCAAGCTCTCCGAGGTGCAGGTCAACTACATCCTCGACACGCGGCTGCGCAGCCTGCGTCGTCTCGAGGAGATGGAGCTGAAGCGCGAGAACGACGCGCTTGTGAAGGAAAAGGCCGAGGTCGAGTCGCTGCTCGCCGACGATGGCAAGCAGTGGAAGACCGTGGCCGCGCAGATCAAGGAGCTGCGGAAGAAGTACGGGCCGGAGACGCAGCTCGGGCGGCGTCGCACGACCTTCGCCGAGGCGCCCGCGGCCGCCGACGTCGAGCGGGCTTCCGCGGCTCTGGTCGAGCGCGAGCCGATCACGGTCGTGGTGTCGGAAAAGGGCTGGATCCGCGCGCTTAAGGGCCATGTCGCCGATCTGACGGGCCTGCAGTTCAAGGGCGACGACAAGCTGAAGACGAGCTTCCTCGCCGAGACGACGACGCGCATCCTCGTGCTGGCGACCGACGGTCGCGTGTTCACGCTCGACGGATCCAAGCTGCCGGGCGGCCGCGGGCAGGGCGAGCCGATCCGCGTGATGGCCGACCTCGGCGAGGGCGAGGACATCGTGGCCGTGATGCCCTACGTGCCCGGCACCAGGATGCTGATCGCCTCGACCGACGGGCGCGGCTTCCGCGTCAGCCAGGACGAGATGATCGGCGAGACGCGCAAGGGCCGACAGGTCCTCAACGTTGAGAAGCCCGCCGAAGCCGTCCTGCTGGTGCCGGCCTCCGGCGACCAGGTCGCGGTGATCGGCGAGAACCGGCGGCTCCTCGTGTTCCCGCTCGACCAGGTGCCGGAGATGACGAGAGGGAAGGGCGTGCGGCTGCAGCGCTATCGCGACGGCGGCATCGCCGACATCCGCATCTTCAAGGTCGAGGATGGCCTCTCCTGGCAGGACACGGCGGGCCGCACTTACGTCGTCAAGAAGCCCGAGCTGCGCGACTGGATTGGCAACCGCGCCGAAGCCGGCCGTTTGCCGCCGAAGGGTTTCCCGAAGGCAAACAGGTTCACGTAA
- a CDS encoding hypothetical protein (ID:RHAL1_02174;~conserved protein of unknown function;~source:Prodigal:2.6), translating into MLPPMMPFLHDAFWLGLFAGLALFAWRMANRFDLRLSALDMKWPLARGTAPAPSWFTATTAPATRSSGNTAFDDWRDGELAKIEAQRQALESRLAAFEGFVDKLKRAKDRQTFERFMAENGEVAHSAGAAVDHDDHRPA; encoded by the coding sequence ATGCTGCCCCCGATGATGCCCTTCCTTCACGATGCCTTCTGGCTCGGCCTGTTCGCCGGGCTCGCGCTGTTCGCCTGGAGGATGGCGAACCGCTTTGACCTTCGCCTCTCCGCCCTCGACATGAAATGGCCGCTCGCCCGCGGCACGGCGCCGGCGCCAAGCTGGTTCACCGCGACGACGGCGCCGGCCACCCGCTCCTCCGGCAACACCGCCTTCGACGATTGGCGCGACGGCGAGCTGGCGAAGATCGAGGCGCAGCGACAGGCGCTCGAAAGCCGCCTTGCGGCGTTCGAGGGCTTCGTCGACAAGCTGAAGCGCGCCAAGGACCGCCAGACCTTCGAGCGCTTCATGGCCGAGAACGGCGAGGTCGCCCATAGCGCCGGCGCAGCGGTCGATCACGACGACCACCGCCCCGCCTAG
- the leuB gene encoding 3-isopropylmalate dehydrogenase (ID:RHAL1_02175;~source:Prodigal:2.6): MATYSLFLLPGDGIGPEVMAEVEKVIAALQAEGAADFEIDRGLVGGAAYDAYKVAISDQDMAKAQAADAVLLAAVGGPKWDGVPYEVRPESGLLRLRKDMQLYANLRPAICYPALADASSLKRELVDGLDIMIVRELTGGVYFGEPKEIIDLGNGQKRGIDTQVYDTYEIERIGRVAFELARQRGGRVTSSEKRNVMKSGVLWHEVISALHKRDYADVKLDHQLADALGMSLVRQPKRFDVIVTDNLFGDMLSDVAAMLTGSIGMLPSASLGDIDAKTGRRKALYEPVHGSAPDIAGQGLANPIAMIGSLAMAMRYTFARADLADRIEAAISAVLAKGLRTADIQGDAPSHLSTGEMGDAIVAALRS; encoded by the coding sequence ATGGCGACCTACTCCCTCTTCCTCCTCCCCGGCGACGGCATCGGCCCCGAGGTGATGGCCGAGGTCGAGAAGGTGATCGCGGCGCTTCAGGCCGAGGGCGCGGCGGACTTCGAGATCGACCGCGGCCTCGTCGGCGGCGCGGCTTACGATGCCTACAAGGTGGCGATCTCCGACCAGGACATGGCGAAGGCGCAAGCCGCCGACGCCGTGCTGCTCGCGGCCGTGGGCGGCCCGAAGTGGGACGGCGTGCCCTACGAGGTGCGCCCCGAGTCCGGCCTCCTGCGGCTGCGCAAGGACATGCAGCTCTACGCGAACCTCCGCCCCGCGATCTGCTACCCGGCGCTGGCGGATGCGTCCTCGCTCAAGCGCGAGCTGGTCGACGGGCTCGACATCATGATCGTGCGCGAGCTGACGGGCGGCGTCTATTTCGGCGAGCCGAAGGAGATCATCGACCTCGGCAACGGCCAGAAGCGCGGCATCGACACCCAGGTCTACGACACCTATGAGATCGAGCGGATCGGCCGCGTCGCCTTCGAGCTGGCGCGCCAGCGCGGCGGTCGCGTCACCTCCTCCGAGAAGCGCAACGTCATGAAGTCGGGCGTGCTGTGGCACGAGGTGATCTCGGCTCTGCACAAGCGCGACTATGCCGACGTGAAGCTCGATCACCAGCTCGCCGATGCGCTCGGCATGAGCCTCGTGCGCCAGCCGAAGCGCTTCGACGTCATCGTCACCGACAACCTGTTCGGCGACATGCTGTCGGATGTCGCCGCCATGCTGACCGGCTCGATCGGCATGCTGCCGTCGGCCTCGCTCGGCGACATCGACGCCAAGACCGGGCGGCGCAAGGCGCTCTACGAGCCGGTGCACGGCTCGGCGCCCGACATCGCGGGGCAGGGGCTCGCCAACCCGATCGCGATGATCGGCTCGCTTGCCATGGCGATGCGCTACACGTTCGCTCGCGCCGACCTCGCCGACCGCATCGAGGCCGCAATCTCGGCCGTGCTGGCGAAGGGCCTGCGGACGGCGGACATCCAGGGCGACGCGCCCTCCCACCTGTCGACGGGCGAGATGGGCGACGCGATCGTCGCGGCGCTGCGGTCGTAG
- the dxs_2 gene encoding 1-deoxy-D-xylulose-5-phosphate synthase (ID:RHAL1_02170;~source:Prodigal:2.6), translating to MKNVRDAETGPILVHVVTKKGKGYAPAEESYEKGHAVVPFDVITGTQNKPKANAPSYTKVFAEALIAEAKTDTKIVAVTAAMPNGTGLDLFDKAYPERTFDVGIAEQHAVTFCAGLATEGYKPFCAIYSTFLQRAYDQIVHDVAIQNLPVRFAIDRAGYVGADGATHCGTFDTSYLGILPNMVVMAAADEAELVHMVATAAAYDKGPIAFRYPRGEGNGVDMPVKGQVLEIGKGRMIREGKQVALLSFGTRLKEVQLAAEDLEKHGISATIADARFAKPLDMDLIRKLVATHQVLITIEEGSVGGFGSFVQQALLEEGAFDMGTLKFRSMVMPDHFYEHDKPEKLYANVGLDAKGIVKKVLDTLGQGEVRSPVRSLSA from the coding sequence TTGAAGAACGTCCGCGACGCCGAGACGGGTCCGATCCTCGTCCACGTCGTAACCAAGAAGGGCAAGGGCTACGCGCCGGCCGAGGAGAGCTACGAGAAGGGCCACGCCGTCGTGCCCTTCGACGTGATAACGGGCACGCAGAACAAGCCGAAGGCGAATGCGCCGTCCTACACCAAGGTGTTCGCAGAAGCGCTGATCGCCGAGGCCAAGACGGACACCAAGATCGTCGCGGTGACCGCCGCGATGCCGAACGGCACCGGCCTCGACCTGTTCGACAAGGCCTATCCCGAGCGCACCTTCGACGTCGGCATCGCCGAGCAGCACGCGGTGACCTTCTGCGCCGGCCTAGCCACCGAGGGCTACAAGCCGTTCTGCGCGATCTACTCGACCTTCCTGCAGCGCGCCTACGACCAGATCGTCCACGACGTGGCGATCCAGAACCTGCCGGTCCGCTTCGCGATCGACCGGGCCGGCTACGTCGGCGCGGATGGTGCCACGCACTGCGGCACGTTCGACACGTCCTACCTCGGCATCCTGCCGAACATGGTTGTGATGGCCGCTGCCGACGAGGCGGAGCTCGTCCACATGGTCGCGACCGCCGCGGCCTACGACAAGGGCCCGATCGCCTTCCGTTACCCGCGCGGCGAGGGCAACGGCGTCGACATGCCGGTGAAGGGCCAGGTGCTCGAGATCGGCAAAGGCCGCATGATCCGCGAGGGCAAGCAGGTCGCCCTTCTCTCCTTCGGCACGCGCCTGAAAGAGGTGCAGCTCGCGGCCGAAGACCTCGAGAAGCACGGCATCTCGGCGACGATTGCCGACGCCCGCTTCGCCAAGCCGCTCGATATGGACCTGATCCGCAAGCTCGTCGCCACGCACCAGGTGCTGATCACCATCGAGGAAGGCTCGGTCGGCGGCTTCGGCTCGTTCGTGCAGCAGGCGCTGCTCGAGGAGGGCGCTTTCGACATGGGCACCCTGAAGTTCCGCTCGATGGTCATGCCCGACCACTTTTACGAGCACGACAAGCCCGAGAAGCTCTACGCCAACGTCGGCCTCGACGCGAAGGGCATCGTCAAGAAGGTGCTCGACACCCTCGGCCAGGGCGAGGTGCGCTCGCCGGTCCGGAGCCTGAGCGCGTAG
- a CDS encoding hypothetical protein (ID:RHAL1_02180;~conserved protein of unknown function;~source:Prodigal:2.6), producing MDGQAIRAIQALLEHAVRSGEIAGAVGLVANGDDVGTFTSGFQDIAARTPMRRDTIFRIMSMTKPILAAAALMLVDEGQLDLDAPVDPWLPELANRRVLRDICSSLGDTVPAKRAITLRDLLTMRMGLGMIMARPGSYPIQTAMAEAGLVPGADQLRFGSDEFMARLGRLPLAAQPGERWLYHTPADVTAVLISRVVSRPLDDILRERIFAPLGMHDTGFHVSAHKIGRLATGYMRTGYGLAVADPAGGGDYETPPAFPSELVSTVDDYLAFAAMLAAGGRTKHGRFLDEASVAAMFTDHITPEQKALSPFAPRFWDENGWGFGGAVTTRMGASGFPPGSYGWAGGYGTSFMMDPSRPLIAVLLTQRLMTSPDDMALAIQFQSLAAGGHDSDHRLVPKRN from the coding sequence ATGGATGGCCAAGCAATCCGTGCGATCCAGGCCCTGCTCGAGCACGCCGTGCGATCGGGCGAGATTGCCGGCGCAGTCGGACTTGTCGCGAACGGCGACGATGTCGGGACCTTCACGAGCGGCTTCCAGGACATCGCCGCGCGGACGCCGATGCGCCGCGACACGATCTTCCGCATCATGTCGATGACGAAGCCGATCCTCGCCGCGGCGGCGCTGATGCTCGTCGACGAGGGCCAGCTCGACCTGGATGCGCCCGTCGATCCCTGGCTGCCCGAACTCGCGAACCGCCGCGTGCTGCGCGACATCTGCAGCTCGCTCGGCGACACCGTGCCGGCCAAGCGCGCGATCACCTTGCGCGACCTGCTGACGATGCGCATGGGGCTCGGCATGATCATGGCGCGTCCCGGCAGCTACCCGATCCAGACGGCCATGGCGGAAGCTGGCCTCGTGCCAGGAGCCGACCAGCTTCGTTTCGGGTCCGACGAATTCATGGCACGCCTAGGCCGCCTGCCGCTGGCGGCGCAGCCCGGCGAGCGCTGGCTCTACCACACCCCCGCCGACGTCACGGCCGTGCTAATTTCCCGTGTGGTCAGCCGACCGCTCGACGATATTTTGCGCGAGCGCATCTTCGCGCCGCTCGGCATGCATGACACGGGCTTTCATGTCTCGGCCCACAAGATCGGCAGGCTCGCGACCGGCTACATGAGGACCGGCTACGGGCTGGCCGTCGCCGACCCTGCGGGTGGCGGGGACTACGAGACACCGCCGGCTTTCCCGAGCGAGCTCGTCTCGACGGTGGACGACTATCTCGCCTTCGCCGCCATGCTCGCCGCCGGCGGCCGCACCAAGCACGGCCGCTTTCTCGACGAGGCCTCGGTCGCGGCGATGTTCACCGATCACATCACGCCGGAGCAGAAGGCGCTCTCGCCGTTCGCGCCTCGGTTCTGGGACGAGAATGGCTGGGGGTTCGGCGGCGCCGTGACAACCCGGATGGGCGCCTCCGGCTTCCCGCCGGGCTCCTATGGCTGGGCCGGCGGCTACGGCACGAGCTTCATGATGGACCCGTCGAGGCCCCTGATCGCCGTGCTTCTGACTCAGCGCCTCATGACGTCGCCCGACGACATGGCTCTGGCGATCCAGTTTCAATCGCTCGCGGCGGGCGGCCACGACAGCGATCATCGTCTCGTCCCAAAGCGCAATTGA
- a CDS encoding MarR family transcriptional regulator (ID:RHAL1_02179;~source:Prodigal:2.6) → MSKSVVPYETTLHVRDTCLCLHSQRAARALARKFDEVYRPLDLTSGQFSLIISLNRPAPAAFAGVARLLSMDRTTLTAALKPLVRRGLVEVSVDPDDGRARRLALTDKGRAVLAEAVPLWERTHAEIEAALDGDRVRSDLRVLDGSRA, encoded by the coding sequence ATGTCAAAATCGGTGGTGCCTTACGAGACGACGCTGCACGTCCGCGACACCTGCCTTTGCCTGCATTCGCAGCGGGCGGCGCGCGCGTTGGCGCGCAAGTTCGACGAGGTCTACCGACCGCTCGACCTGACGAGCGGGCAATTCTCGCTGATCATCTCGCTGAACAGGCCTGCGCCCGCCGCTTTCGCCGGCGTGGCGCGCCTGCTGTCGATGGACCGGACGACGCTGACGGCGGCACTGAAGCCGCTGGTCCGTCGCGGCCTTGTCGAGGTGTCCGTCGATCCCGACGACGGACGAGCGCGGCGACTTGCTCTCACCGACAAAGGTCGCGCCGTGCTTGCCGAAGCCGTGCCGCTCTGGGAGCGGACGCATGCAGAGATCGAGGCAGCATTAGACGGTGACCGCGTGCGAAGCGATCTTCGCGTTCTCGATGGCTCGCGAGCCTGA
- a CDS encoding hypothetical protein (ID:RHAL1_02172;~conserved protein of unknown function;~source:Prodigal:2.6): MTGGSDVIVSTRDETESAPIDAHLAALAGRPFPDAALRACVARFDEARRPLRSLLDRAAAGKALTDPEWLSFFRGLHILAAARDAESFASLLRLLRRSPDEVEDLLGDALDVSVHRLVISLFDGDSDALLALVAEPKAHEIVRSALLDAAIYLTWQRRLDREEMHRFLVAFASRRPAVDEAPVWRSWMQAVALLDFRDLVPMVEKAWKAGRIDRTFQEWSDFGKDLARARTAYDDERRFEHLAVGSIDDVVAELEWTRHWETDDGSNAGEEEAGWEQPTPAVNPFRNVGRNDPCPCGSGKKAKKCCLATG; the protein is encoded by the coding sequence ATGACCGGGGGATCGGACGTGATCGTGTCCACACGCGACGAGACGGAGAGCGCGCCGATCGACGCCCATCTCGCGGCCTTGGCGGGGCGTCCGTTTCCCGATGCGGCGTTGCGCGCCTGCGTCGCTCGCTTCGACGAGGCGCGCCGGCCGCTGCGGTCGCTGCTCGACAGGGCAGCGGCCGGCAAGGCTCTGACCGATCCGGAATGGCTAAGCTTCTTTCGCGGCCTCCACATTCTCGCCGCCGCACGCGATGCCGAGTCCTTTGCGTCCTTGCTCCGGCTGCTGCGCCGGTCGCCGGACGAGGTGGAAGATCTGCTCGGCGATGCCCTGGACGTCAGCGTGCATCGCCTCGTGATCAGCCTGTTCGACGGCGATTCGGACGCGCTTCTCGCTCTCGTCGCGGAGCCGAAGGCCCATGAGATCGTGCGCAGTGCCCTGCTCGACGCCGCGATCTATCTCACCTGGCAGCGACGCCTCGATCGCGAGGAGATGCATCGCTTCCTCGTCGCGTTCGCCAGCCGGCGTCCGGCGGTGGACGAGGCGCCGGTCTGGCGCTCGTGGATGCAGGCCGTCGCCCTTCTCGATTTCCGCGACCTCGTGCCGATGGTCGAGAAGGCCTGGAAAGCCGGCCGGATCGACCGCACCTTTCAAGAGTGGAGCGACTTCGGGAAAGACCTGGCGCGGGCCCGCACCGCCTACGACGACGAGCGCCGCTTCGAGCATCTCGCCGTCGGCTCGATCGACGATGTCGTCGCCGAGCTGGAATGGACCCGGCATTGGGAGACCGACGACGGCAGCAACGCCGGCGAGGAGGAAGCTGGATGGGAGCAGCCAACCCCCGCGGTCAATCCGTTCCGCAATGTTGGCCGCAACGACCCGTGCCCCTGCGGCAGCGGCAAGAAGGCCAAGAAATGCTGTCTCGCCACCGGATGA
- a CDS encoding Catechol 2,3-dioxygenase (ID:RHAL1_02171;~source:Prodigal:2.6) translates to MSEPIDAGVRVGHIHLKVADLDRAIGFYRDVLGFELTQKFGSRAAFLSAGGYHHHIGLNTWESLGGHPPAPGSTGLYHAAFLYPTRAALGDALRRVRAAGIPLDGAADHGVSEALYLRDPDGNGVELTWDKPQAEWPRDADGSLAMVNDRLDLEALLRAADDGP, encoded by the coding sequence ATGAGCGAACCAATCGATGCCGGCGTGCGCGTCGGCCACATCCACCTCAAGGTCGCCGATCTCGATCGGGCGATCGGCTTCTACCGCGACGTGCTGGGCTTCGAGCTGACGCAGAAGTTCGGGTCCCGCGCCGCCTTCCTGTCGGCCGGCGGCTATCACCACCACATCGGCCTCAACACCTGGGAGAGCCTCGGCGGCCATCCGCCGGCGCCGGGCTCGACGGGCCTCTACCACGCCGCCTTCCTGTACCCGACCCGTGCGGCACTCGGCGACGCGCTGCGCCGCGTGCGGGCCGCCGGCATCCCGCTCGACGGCGCCGCAGACCACGGCGTCAGCGAAGCGCTCTACCTGCGCGATCCCGACGGCAACGGCGTCGAGCTGACCTGGGACAAGCCGCAGGCGGAGTGGCCGCGCGACGCCGACGGGAGCCTGGCGATGGTGAACGACAGGCTCGATCTCGAGGCGTTGTTGAGGGCGGCCGACGACGGTCCGTGA
- the rpmF gene encoding 50S ribosomal subunit protein L32 (ID:RHAL1_02173;~source:Prodigal:2.6), translating into MAVPKRKTSPMKRGFRRSADALKAPTYVEDKDSGELRRPHHIDLKTGMYKGRQVLAPKKSAEA; encoded by the coding sequence ATGGCCGTCCCGAAGCGCAAAACCTCCCCGATGAAGCGCGGCTTCCGCCGCTCCGCCGATGCCCTCAAGGCCCCGACCTACGTCGAGGACAAGGACTCCGGCGAGTTGCGTCGCCCGCACCACATCGACCTGAAGACCGGCATGTACAAGGGCCGCCAGGTCCTCGCGCCGAAGAAGAGCGCCGAGGCGTAA
- a CDS encoding hypothetical protein (ID:RHAL1_02178;~conserved exported protein of unknown function;~source:Prodigal:2.6), with protein MSRILIAFATLGLAIGAAHAQGDNSMNNAKAPGTTGAMKTPTAPGVATDPQQVQAQQGDAAKSSAGTVGAAPGADTQSQKPADKK; from the coding sequence ATGTCACGCATCCTCATCGCGTTTGCGACGCTTGGCCTGGCGATCGGCGCCGCCCACGCGCAAGGCGACAATTCGATGAACAACGCCAAGGCGCCCGGCACGACCGGCGCCATGAAGACGCCGACCGCGCCCGGCGTCGCCACCGACCCGCAGCAGGTGCAGGCCCAGCAGGGCGACGCGGCCAAGAGCTCGGCCGGCACGGTCGGCGCGGCGCCGGGCGCCGACACGCAGTCGCAGAAGCCGGCTGACAAAAAGTAA
- the dxs_1 gene encoding 1-deoxy-D-xylulose-5-phosphate synthase (ID:RHAL1_02169;~source:Prodigal:2.6) yields MTEESKTPLLDTIVTPADLRKLQENQLHQVADELRTETIDAVSVTGGHLGAGLGVVELTTALHYVFDTPSDRIIWDVGHQAYPHKILTGRRERIRTLRKGGGLSGFTNRTESEYDPFGAGHSSTSISAGLGMAVANKFSGKDKANVIAVIGDGAMSAGMAYEAMNNAGAMHARLIVILNDNEMSIAPPAGALSSYLARLVSGGTYRTVREAAKQLGKHLPKFVYDAPARRRSSPATSGRAARCSRSSASIMSARSTAITSTTCSRS; encoded by the coding sequence ATGACGGAAGAATCGAAGACACCCCTCCTCGACACGATCGTCACGCCAGCCGACCTCCGCAAGCTCCAGGAAAACCAGCTCCACCAGGTCGCCGACGAGCTGCGCACCGAGACTATCGATGCGGTCTCCGTCACCGGCGGCCACCTCGGCGCCGGCCTCGGCGTCGTCGAGCTGACGACCGCCCTGCACTACGTCTTCGACACGCCGTCCGACCGCATCATCTGGGACGTCGGTCACCAGGCCTATCCGCACAAGATCCTGACCGGACGCCGCGAGCGCATCCGCACCCTGCGCAAGGGTGGCGGCCTCTCCGGCTTCACCAACCGCACCGAGAGCGAGTACGACCCCTTCGGCGCCGGCCATTCGTCGACCTCGATCTCGGCCGGCCTCGGCATGGCCGTCGCCAACAAGTTTTCGGGCAAGGACAAGGCCAACGTCATCGCCGTGATCGGCGACGGCGCCATGTCGGCCGGCATGGCCTATGAGGCGATGAACAACGCCGGCGCGATGCACGCTCGCCTGATCGTCATCTTGAACGACAACGAGATGTCGATCGCCCCGCCCGCCGGCGCGCTGTCGTCCTACCTCGCCCGCCTCGTCTCGGGCGGCACGTACCGCACGGTGCGCGAGGCGGCCAAGCAGCTCGGCAAGCACCTGCCGAAGTTCGTCTACGACGCGCCCGCAAGACGGAGGAGTTCGCCCGCAACTTCTGGTCGGGCGGCACGATGTTCGAGGAGCTCGGCTTCTATTATGTCGGCCCGATCGACGGCCATAACCTCGACCACCTGCTCCCGGTCTTGA
- a CDS encoding hypothetical protein (ID:RHAL1_02176;~conserved protein of unknown function;~source:Prodigal:2.6) — translation MIGAINLEAAFDGVTDHWSPRVVARVNDQYVKVAKVKGQLAWHKHDAEDELFQVVRGRLRIEFEGGRDVVLNEGEFCVVPKGVMHNPVADDECWIVLIETVTTQHTGDVVTPRTKSIEQQLREAG, via the coding sequence ATGATCGGCGCGATCAATCTGGAAGCAGCCTTCGACGGCGTGACCGACCACTGGTCGCCGCGGGTGGTGGCGCGCGTCAACGATCAGTATGTGAAGGTCGCCAAGGTGAAGGGCCAGCTCGCCTGGCACAAGCACGACGCGGAGGACGAGCTGTTCCAGGTCGTGCGCGGCCGTCTGCGCATCGAGTTCGAGGGCGGCAGGGACGTCGTGCTGAACGAGGGTGAGTTCTGCGTCGTGCCGAAGGGCGTCATGCACAACCCGGTTGCTGACGATGAGTGCTGGATCGTGCTCATCGAGACCGTGACGACCCAGCACACCGGCGATGTGGTGACGCCGCGCACGAAGTCGATCGAGCAGCAGCTGCGAGAGGCGGGGTAG